A portion of the Acidisarcina polymorpha genome contains these proteins:
- a CDS encoding acetyltransferase has product MTRLSLRFATPKDYSSIIALQRTRYINNLSESERRKGFLSVEMTLQDIDTYANDLGIVIACEDTDLLGYFCVSRTRHWMGNSIINALLSSLHRSFEDNGIVDPGLETCLFGPVCLSGKARGKNVFQRLHAVACRAASREFAFAISFIAANNVPSITAARGVDTHPAAQFSMEQGKYHSYFIDLSLYRAPLSLGPEHHQSESSANLS; this is encoded by the coding sequence ATGACTAGACTTTCACTCCGATTCGCTACTCCCAAAGATTACAGCTCCATCATCGCTTTGCAGCGAACCCGCTATATAAACAATCTATCCGAATCAGAGCGGCGAAAAGGATTCCTCTCCGTCGAGATGACGCTCCAAGACATAGACACTTACGCAAACGATCTGGGGATCGTGATCGCCTGTGAAGATACCGACTTGCTGGGCTATTTTTGCGTCTCTCGCACGCGTCATTGGATGGGCAACTCTATCATCAACGCGTTACTCTCCTCCCTCCATAGAAGCTTCGAAGATAACGGTATCGTAGATCCCGGCCTGGAGACGTGTCTATTTGGACCAGTGTGCCTCTCGGGCAAGGCACGCGGCAAGAATGTCTTTCAGAGACTGCATGCAGTCGCGTGTCGCGCTGCCTCTCGTGAGTTTGCGTTTGCAATCAGCTTTATTGCTGCCAATAACGTTCCGTCGATAACTGCCGCACGGGGAGTTGATACGCATCCAGCGGCTCAGTTTTCCATGGAGCAGGGCAAGTATCACTCCTACTTTATAGACCTTAGCTTATACCGCGCGCCATTATCGCTCGGCCCTGAACACCATCAGAGTGAATCATCGGCTAACCTGTCGTGA